The following proteins come from a genomic window of Nocardiopsis sp. YSL2:
- a CDS encoding metal-sensitive transcriptional regulator: MVGNHGYSDDKQSHINRLRRIEGQIRGLQRMVEDDQYCIDILTQTSAVNKALRSFALSMLDEHLKHCVANAVANGGDEADEKVREASDAIARLVRS; this comes from the coding sequence ATGGTGGGCAACCACGGTTACAGCGACGACAAGCAGAGCCACATCAACCGGCTGCGCCGCATCGAGGGACAGATCCGCGGCCTGCAGCGCATGGTCGAGGACGACCAGTACTGCATCGACATCCTCACGCAGACGTCGGCGGTCAACAAGGCGCTGCGCTCCTTCGCACTGTCCATGCTGGACGAACACCTCAAGCACTGTGTGGCGAACGCGGTCGCCAACGGCGGGGACGAGGCCGACGAGAAGGTCCGCGAGGCCTCCGACGCCATCGCCCGACTGGTCCGCTCCTGA
- a CDS encoding DUF2630 family protein produces the protein MSHSAENEILSTVRALMEEEHTLRSRPGGLEPTERSRMREVEESLDQCWDLLRQRRARREHGQDPDGAEVRPVPEVEQYWQ, from the coding sequence ATGAGCCACAGCGCCGAGAACGAGATCCTGTCCACCGTGAGGGCCCTGATGGAGGAGGAGCACACGCTCCGCTCACGGCCCGGAGGGCTGGAACCCACCGAACGGTCCCGGATGAGGGAGGTGGAGGAGTCGCTCGACCAGTGTTGGGACCTGCTCCGGCAGCGGCGTGCCCGCAGAGAGCACGGACAGGACCCCGACGGGGCCGAGGTCCGCCCGGTGCCCGAGGTCGAGCAGTACTGGCAGTAG
- a CDS encoding DUF4126 domain-containing protein has product MIATLTGLGLSSAAGLNAYIPLLAVGLIARFTDLIPLGAAWQWLEHPVTLVVLTVLLVVEFAADKIPALDSLNDVVQTVVRPSAGGITFGAGASAVDLAELTGTASTSAAGAGDGVSWLPVVAGMVIALVFHAVKTLARPVLNSLSFGAAAPVVSFVEDVVSVVASLVAILLPLLVLVVFPLMVAAGVWAVRGRRRRRAGKAADDGAPARGRGRLGRGDG; this is encoded by the coding sequence ATGATCGCCACGCTCACCGGCCTGGGACTGTCCTCAGCGGCAGGGCTCAACGCCTACATCCCCCTCCTCGCGGTCGGGTTGATCGCACGCTTCACCGATCTGATCCCCCTGGGCGCGGCCTGGCAGTGGCTGGAACACCCGGTCACCCTCGTGGTCCTCACCGTGCTCCTGGTGGTCGAGTTCGCCGCCGACAAGATCCCCGCCCTCGACAGCCTCAACGACGTCGTCCAGACGGTGGTCCGGCCCTCCGCGGGCGGCATCACCTTCGGCGCCGGTGCCTCCGCGGTCGACCTCGCCGAGCTCACCGGCACCGCTTCCACCTCCGCGGCCGGGGCCGGCGACGGTGTGAGCTGGCTCCCGGTCGTCGCGGGCATGGTGATCGCGCTGGTCTTCCACGCCGTCAAGACCCTGGCGCGGCCGGTCCTGAACTCCCTGAGCTTCGGCGCGGCCGCCCCGGTGGTGTCGTTCGTGGAGGACGTGGTCAGTGTCGTGGCGTCCCTGGTGGCGATCCTGCTGCCGTTGCTCGTCCTGGTGGTGTTCCCACTGATGGTCGCGGCCGGGGTCTGGGCGGTACGCGGGCGCCGCCGGCGCCGTGCCGGGAAGGCGGCGGACGACGGCGCCCCCGCGCGGGGGCGGGGGCGCCTGGGCCGCGGCGACGGGTGA
- a CDS encoding metal-sensitive transcriptional repressor family protein, which produces MSPEQSRPPAPNRRSTALERRLAVPVLVAAVVSVPALFLGVWGEGIWATAGDRINWAAGIVLWAEWIMLIALADNKREWLRTHWWATVVAAVTVPAVLLALGPAQVLRLVRVFGTLPLLRVTRIIEAGGVLRRRMGLTGRLGRMVAATTTLLAAVFVTAVLADPASAGRGYAEEAIALLEPWPTALAVGLTAAATAVVLAYRWRRVRAARARTGPPSPAQSSP; this is translated from the coding sequence ATGTCCCCCGAACAGTCGCGTCCCCCCGCGCCCAACCGCCGTTCCACCGCCCTGGAGCGGCGGTTGGCGGTTCCCGTCCTGGTCGCGGCGGTGGTGTCCGTGCCGGCCCTCTTCCTCGGCGTCTGGGGCGAGGGGATCTGGGCCACGGCCGGCGACCGGATCAACTGGGCGGCCGGCATCGTCCTGTGGGCCGAGTGGATCATGCTGATCGCGCTGGCCGACAACAAGCGGGAGTGGCTGCGCACGCACTGGTGGGCGACCGTCGTGGCGGCCGTGACCGTACCCGCCGTCCTCCTCGCTCTCGGTCCGGCCCAGGTCCTGCGGCTGGTGCGCGTGTTCGGGACCCTTCCGCTGCTGCGCGTCACCCGCATCATCGAGGCGGGGGGCGTCCTGCGCCGCCGTATGGGCCTGACCGGCCGGCTCGGCCGGATGGTCGCGGCCACGACGACCCTGCTGGCGGCCGTGTTCGTGACCGCGGTCCTGGCCGACCCGGCCTCGGCCGGCCGCGGCTACGCCGAGGAGGCCATCGCCCTTCTGGAACCCTGGCCGACCGCGCTGGCGGTGGGGCTCACCGCGGCCGCCACCGCCGTGGTCCTGGCCTACCGCTGGCGGCGGGTCCGCGCCGCGCGGGCGCGGACCGGACCACCGAGTCCGGCTCAGTCCTCGCCGTAG